CAtgagggaggaggagaagcttccgggaggtggaggaggaaggaggagaagaaacccttctttctcttcttctcttcttgatTCTATTTACCGTTCCATTGATGAATCCAACTGTGGGGAAGGGGATGTGGGGTTTGTTAGAGAGTCGAGGAAACAGAGCAGCTCTGTTTCAAAGCGTGAAGAGGCTAAAGGAGGAGGCGGTGGGAAGACCAATCTTCGCCGAGCTATGATGATCGAGAATTGGGTTGAGAGGCAGAGCGTTCATAGCTCTATGTTCACGAACTCGGCTTCGAGTTCTTCAGAGTCGAGCTCCGGAGCTGCATTCTCTTCTTCGGATCAAACAGAGTCGAGCTATAAACGACGATCGAAACAGAGTCCGGTGGTGCTGTCTGTTCGCTCCGAAAATATGGAGAAGGCGAAAAGCCAGAGTGGAagtggaggtggaggtgggTTTACGAAGACGAAGCTTAGAGCTCTGAAAATCTACGGCGAGTTGAAGAAAGCCAAGCAGCCCATTTCGCCGGGAGGTAAAATCGCGAGCTTCATCAACTCGATTTTCAATTCCGGGAACGTCAAGAAAGCCAAGATGTGTTATGTTGGAGCTGTAGAAGACGTGAGCACTTCAGAGCACGTAAACAAGTCTACATACTCTTCTTCTTCGGCTTCAACTTTCTCAAGGTCTTGTTTAAGCAAACCATCTTCGAGGTCCACGAAATCGAGCAATGGCAACAAGAGGTCTGTTAGGTTTTATCCAATAAGTGTGATTCTTGGTGAAGATGATTCTAATATTTCAAGCCATAAATGTGTTTATGAACAAGACCCTAGCTTGATGCCAAAGCCTACATTTCAAAAATATGCAAGAACTTCTGGTCAGAGTTTCCGGAGAAGCTTCTGTGaagatgttgatgatgatgaaagtgAAGCTGAGAGTTATTCAAGTTCAGATCTTTTCGAGCTTAATCAGCCTGTTGGTATTGGTAGATATACAGAAGAGCTTCCAGTTTATGAAACCACTAATTTCAGAACCAATCAAGCCATTGCCAAAGGCTTGATATTGTAATTTTCCTTCTTTATTCAAATTCATGAAGAAGTTATCATATTATTACTAATTTCTTGCAGTTTACTACCAGTAAACTCTTTACTTTGCCCAGAATCAAAAACTTCAAAAGCATTGAAAAAATCCTTAGACAGAGGCACTTTCTTACAGAAGCACTTTCTCTGTTGAAGGTCACATCCACACGCTTAAACTATAAGTACTTGTGAAAAAAGCAGATTGAAAAAAGGAGAGGAAATTAACAAAAGTAAAAACACAAATCTCCTCTGCTACTAGAGAACAGAGAAAAGTGAAAGCAAGTTTTCCTCGTGGGTGCTTTACCACTGGCCTAAGCACATGGCCTCAACCACCTCAGGTGTACATTGTCAGGTAAAAATTCCAAAAGCTTTAGACCCAAAGAAAAACCAGAATGATTGAAAACTGGGAtcttttcaaaaatttcttgGTTCCTTCATCCACAATAGGATTCATTTTCTTGGTTCCTCCAGTTTTAGAATATGATTTCATTCTTGGGTTTGGTCATGAACTCATAGCCATTATAGTGATTGTACCATGAGCTATGAAGGAAGCAAGGAGGAAATAGTAATCCAACAGTGATCTTAAATGTTGGGGACATTAGGTAACATGGATATGAACAGATTAGGAATCCTTGGCAGACAAGGAAGGGGCCACTCATAAGGAATCTTATGAGGTCAATGTGAAGAAGATTTTGAAGCAAAAATCTTATATCCCAACAAGCTTTAACACCATGGGATAGAGGAGGAGATGTAAAGTTGTGATGTAACTATATGTTCTTGGGATGATATGAATATGGGGCACCCCCATTGGACCATATCATTGACTTCTAATACCAGCTCTTGATTACTTTTTCTTGAAAGTAAGAAACTAAGAATTGGAGAAATGTGAACTTGAAATAAGAGATTCCATCTAATTCATCACTCCTTCAGAGAGTACATAGCTCATGATATTATAACATGAGTTGATGAAGACTGAAGAGGCCCAGGAGGTGATAGGGATGCATGTGTAACATGTTAGTTTGCTTAATTAAGAAAAATGATAACACCAGTTATTTAGCTGCAATCACCAATCCTAATTTTTGACAGTTGATACCTTGCAATTTAAACTACCATTACGATAGGTCACCAATGAACGCAGCTAATCGATATTCGATAGCATCAAAACGAAGTTAAAATCATGAGTAAGATGATGTGTTTGTTGAATGTCTCAAACAATTATTTCGTAAAAATAATACGAAATAGCAATACTTGTACGTTATGTTCAATTTCTCgaaattttcatcattttttcaCTGGGAAAAATTATAGCGCATGCATGATAGAATCATAGATGAAGGTTTTCTATTTTCAGGTATCAGTAGGTGGAAGTGTATGCAATAGGGTACATATAATACAAAATAATGATGATATGCATACAGTAAGTATAGATAATGATCCTGATTCACAAGTAGCAATCGTCtataaacaaacacaaacacaattaGCAATCTGAAATATTGCAGCAACAAAATCGACTGTATATTCGTCTGGTTTACTATTTTGGGTACGTACGTAATAGGCACTAGTATTTGTCATTTATGGGACATGTATGTTTCTCAACTACCATGCATAAAACTCTGGAAAATGAATTATGATATAAAACAAACGAACGTGGAGCTATCAAAATTATACGTCGTTATCGATCAGCAGATTAGATTCATTAGAGGGAAACCCTAAGCTAAGATGCATAAGGACCGCAAGTGAAGCACCCAGCTATCTCTGGGTTGGATTCTCCCTTCATATATTTGTCTCACTGCAAATGGTTCATACAAATGGTAGTTAGGTACTGTGCTAACTGCCACTGCCAGTGGTACAAATCTTGTATTATATGTAAGCATGATGAGCATACAATTATATAAGTCCAAACTGCATTATGCAATTTTCTGGTTACATATACGTATAACCATACATGTTGATCTTATTGTCCCTCCACGGCTGCTACAATCTACTGTACGGAGCTGTGACGCTCATGAGGCCCGTACGATGAATTccacatgtttgattttttgcTTCGTTGTATTGCTTAGTTAGATCAGGTACTCTAGATGTTGGAATACACATCTATTCAGGAAGATATTAAGAGTACATGAGAACAATAGCTAGAGTGAGAGCAATTGTATGCATACGTTTAAAGCGTCTCATACTGCTTTGCAGTACCACCGCGCTGGATCAAGGTCGTGATAGTACATGGTGTGTGGAAATTAGGATGGTAAACCTTCAAATACATCTCTGCGATTTTTAACTTTCCTAGCTAGCTAATCTC
This genomic interval from Argentina anserina chromosome 1, drPotAnse1.1, whole genome shotgun sequence contains the following:
- the LOC126799287 gene encoding protein BIG GRAIN 1-like C isoform X2, giving the protein MYMREEEKLPGGGGGRRRRNPSFSSSLLDSIYRSIDESNCGEGDVGFVRESRKQSSSVSKREEAKGGGGGKTNLRRAMMIENWVERQSVHSSMFTNSASSSSESSSGAAFSSSDQTESSYKRRSKQSPVVLSVRSENMEKAKSQSGSGGGGGFTKTKLRALKIYGELKKAKQPISPGGKIASFINSIFNSGNVKKAKMCYVGAVEDVSTSEHVNKSTKSSNGNKRSVRFYPISVILGEDDSNISSHKCVYEQDPSLMPKPTFQKYARTSGQSFRRSFCEDVDDDESEAESYSSSDLFELNQPVGIGRYTEELPVYETTNFRTNQAIAKGLIL
- the LOC126799287 gene encoding protein BIG GRAIN 1-like B isoform X1, producing MYMREEEKLPGGGGGRRRRNPSFSSSLLDSIYRSIDESNCGEGDVGFVRESRKQSSSVSKREEAKGGGGGKTNLRRAMMIENWVERQSVHSSMFTNSASSSSESSSGAAFSSSDQTESSYKRRSKQSPVVLSVRSENMEKAKSQSGSGGGGGFTKTKLRALKIYGELKKAKQPISPGGKIASFINSIFNSGNVKKAKMCYVGAVEDVSTSEHVNKSTYSSSSASTFSRSCLSKPSSRSTKSSNGNKRSVRFYPISVILGEDDSNISSHKCVYEQDPSLMPKPTFQKYARTSGQSFRRSFCEDVDDDESEAESYSSSDLFELNQPVGIGRYTEELPVYETTNFRTNQAIAKGLIL